A segment of the Leptospira perdikensis genome:
ATGATTAACGGTAAAATAAAAATCTTTTACTTCATAATCCAAAAAACGATCAATGATAATTTCGAGTATAGTTTTTTCACCTATAGGTATAAGCGGTTTGGGCAGAATTTTTGTGAAGGGATCTAGTCTTGTTCCTTTTCCTCCCGCCATAATGACAACGGGATTGGTGATTTGATTTTTTACTTTTTTTTTGAATTTTCCTTCAAAAAACTGATCCCAAATTAGAAATTCCTGAATTTTTTTATCTGCACTCAATACAGGGACTATGTTGATCTTTCGAGCAACCATTTCTTTTTTCACTTCTTCAGGATTATATTTCAACTCAACACTATAACAATGAATATTTCCAATTTCAACTAACGAACCATCAATTTTGCCAGTTTGAAGAATCCACCTGCGTATATCACCATCTGACAATGAACCAACCAATTTTTCATCTTCATCAACGACAAAGAGAATCTTTTCAGCAGTTTCATCCAATTGTTTCATAGCAGCACGAATCGACTGATTGGATGCAATTTGGAGTGTATTTAGATTTTTTATCATAGTCTGTCTGTTTACCGCTCAATCATTCATATGATTTAATAACACGAAATGCTTCTGCATATTTACAATTTGATTGTGAGCCTCTCAATATAGCAAGTGCTCGTATTGATTCCAAACTTCTTGGAAAAGGATGTTCTCCTATTTCACCATTAAACTTAGATAAGATCTCAACTTTCTTTTCAAAAAAATCTGAAATATCTACGAATAGATTAGGCTGGATTGAATCAAAAACTCCGAAATTAGTTTCAGATAATATTTCCATTTCCAATATTTGTTTAATAAAAGGATTTCTAAATTTTTTTGATACAGAGATACCTACTTGATAGGCTATTTTATGATCGGAATGTGGATCATTATCGGACGGTAACAAAATTATTTCCGGCTCTTCAGTTTTGATAATTTTATTGATAGGAGTTAAAAGTTCCGATAAAGAATATTTATCAAGACCTGTCGGTTCCAATTCTAGATTATAAACTTTATCGAAGGGATATAATTTTGATACTTCGTCAATTTCTTGATTTCGCTTATCGACCTGCTCTGGTGTCCAACCGAACTCCTTTTTCATATTGGTCAGTATTAACCAAATAATCTGGTAACCCTCTTGTTTCTTTTTTAAAAGAAATCCTCCAGCGCCTAATGTTTCATCATCAGGGTGTGGAGTAAAAACCAAAACTTTTTTACTCATATAAAATAACTGCCTACAGAAATATTATTAGAAAAATCATGTTCTTCAATTAAAACTGCATCCGTTGATAGACCACATTTAACTAAATACTTATTTTCATTAGCGGCCAAAACCTTACCAGGTTCTAGATTCACTAAACTTGTTTCAGCTATAGAAACTTTCCATACGACAAATTCGTTACCATCCGAAACAACAGTAGCCCCTGGATAAGGTTTCGTCAAAGCACGAACTAGATTGTAAATGCTTCTTGAAGACATACGAAAATCAATTTTTCCATCGACCTTGGAGCGTTTTCTCCAAACGTTGGAAGCCGAATGATCTTGTTTGATTGGAACCAAAGAGTTATCAATTAACTGATTGGTAAACATGATGACTTGTGATTTGGACGATTCAATTAATTTATCGTAGAGCGTTGCTGAACTATCTTCCTCTAATATAGGAATTTTGTTCTGAGAAACAATATCACCATCGTCAGCACCTTCCCCAATCATAAAAAAAGTAGATGCTGTTTCTTTTAATCCCAAAACCAAAGCCCAAATGATCGGATGCCTACCCCTATTTTGCGGAAGACTTGCTGGATGGTATCCAATCACTCCACGAGGGATCAAACTAATAAAATCAGAACCAATTAAACTGTTCCAACCAAAACAGTAGGTAACATCTGCATTTAAAGATTTTACCCAACTTAAGATATGTTCTTCGTTTACATTCTTTGTTTTTAGAAATGGGATATTGTTTTTCAGGGCGATAGAGGATATATCGAAATAGTCAGCATTAAACCCAGTATCATCCTTAGTTAACACACCAACTATTTCGTAGTTCTCATTTAGCAAATGTTCAAGTATAACTTTTGAATAAACTACACATCCAATAAACAGTATTCTCATATAAATAATAGTAGATCTCTAAATGGTTTTTTTACGGAAATTTTCTGAAAATCAATACCTTGAAGAATTTTAAATATTTCTGCCGAAGCCCCACCATTGCCATAAGGGCTAGTTACCTGTTTTAACTTGTTTTGAAATTCAACACTATAGAGAGTTTCAACAGCCTTACTAATGGAAATTTCATCGCTTTCACACTGAATCACACTTTCAGCCATTACCCTCCCTTTTTGACGTTCCCCTACATTAATCGTTCCTTTTTGAAAACTCGGAACCTCTAACAAACCACTAGATGAATTTCCCAACACTCCATCAATGTATTGTAAAACAGAAAGATACCTCAAAGCTCCTAATGATTCAAATGCTACACAATTCCCGTTATTTGAGACAAATTCATCAATGATTTTATTAATGATACGGCCATCGGTATCTGAATTAGCCTTTGTAAAAATAACTCCATTACCTTTACTAACGTAATTAGAAAGGACTTTGCATATTTCTTTGAACTGAAATTCGGAAGTATTATTCTCCAAGGTCACCGGATGAAATGTAACCAAAAGGTTTTTGTTTTTAAATTGAAAATTTAATGACTTCTCTAGTTCATCCTTTTTCATCAAATTAATGTTTTTTATTAAATCTACCCCGAGACCACCACAATTAAACACCCGTTCCTCATCTTCACCAAGCTGAACCACTCTCTTTCGATATTCTTCTGTAGCAACAAAGTGAAGTAATGACATTTTGGTGACTGAATGTCTAATTGCTTCATCAATCAAACCTTCAGTTCGTTCTCCACCGTGTAAATGTGCGATGGGAATTCTTGCAATCATAGCGCAAGAGGCACAGGCAAAGATTTCAAAACGATCGCCTAACAAAATCAATAAATCTGGTTTTAATTGTTCGAGCGCTTCAGAAATGGATATCATTGCCAAACCCATCGACTTCGAAATTGAAGTGGGTGAATCAGAACTTAATAAAATTTCAATTTTTCGATCAATATTAAAACCATCTTTCTCAATTTCTTTATATGTAAGTCCAAACTCAGGAGAAAGATGCATTCCAGTTGCAATGACTTGTAAATTAAAAGAAGAAGAACTTTGCAGTAACTTCATTAGTCCCTTAAGAAGTCCATATTCTGCACGAGTTCCAGTAATAACGCAGATTTTTGTCATATTAAATTTCGATGATATCATCCATTTTAAAAGCTTTGTTTGCAGTTCTTCCCATAACGTCATTCCATCTCATTGGACTGATTCCTTCAGCAGGCCTTTTGACCGTGCAATTTTCTTCAGAAAAAATTTCACCTGCTCGAATATCTCTTAAAGCAATGATCGATTTTCTTACAATTGGTATATTTTTTACTTCTGACTTAGATGGTCTTTTAATTCCATCACCAAGAGAAAGTTCTACGTTTCGAATTGATTCTATCAAACGAGTTAATTCACCGGGATCAAGACTTGCCTTATGATCAGGGCCTGGTAAATTTTTATCTAAAGTAAAATGTTTTTCAATAACCGTTGCACCTAAAGCAACTGCAGCGATGGATATCTCAATCCCAGAAGTATGGTCAGAATAACCAATTTTTGTTCCAAAAGCATCCCTAATGGAGAGCATAGCTCTTAAGTTAACATCCTCAAAAGGAGTAGGATATTCAGTATTACAATGAAGTACGGTAATATCGGATCTGACTAAACCATTGGAAGTCAATACATCAAGAGCTTGTTCGATATCACTTAAATTTGCCATTCCTGTAGAAAGTATAATTTCTTTCTTAAAAGTCGAAATCATTTTTAAGTAAGGGTAATTCGTGATTTCACCAGAAGGGATCTTAAATAAATCCAGGTCTAAAGTTTTTAAAAAATCCAAACTTTCCAAATCAAATGCGGTAGAAAGAAATTTTATTTTCTTTTGTTTAGCATAGTCTATTAATTTGTAATGAGCCTCTTTTGATAACTCAAGTTTTTTCAACATATCAAGTTGCGATTCTTCTGAATCCGTTGTTACTTTTTGGTATGCAGCTTTCTTAGCAATTTTACTACTCAACTTTTCAGAATTGAATGTCTGAAATTTCACATAATCTGCACCTGCTTCCGATGCAACATCAATCAATTGGAATGCTTTCTCAATAACTCCGTTGTGATTCACACCGGCTTCAGCAATAATGGTAGTTTTAGTATTCATTTATATATTTGATTTGCCTTTAAAAAATAATGACTTGGGATTTTTGCCCCCTGAACAACAACAGATCCACTTCCAATAAATACGTCATTTTCTATGGTAACATTTCCGTTCACAATAGCACCAGTCGATATATGACAGAAATTTCCTATTTTTACATCATGTTCAATTAAAGAATGATTATTCAGAATTGTAAAATCACCAATCGTTGCATCTGCATTAATTGTAACATTATGCATGATCACAGATCCTACTCCAAGGTTTGCGTATCTTGAAATATGTGCTTTAGGTGAAATGATATTTGGAAATTTTGCTCCAAGTGAAATCATTTGATTGGCAATTTTATTTCGAATAGGACTAGATCCAATTTGGCCAACAGTGATATGAAAGTTTTTAAACCGACTAGCTAAGTCCGGCAACAGAGAATCATTCCCTAAAACCTTTACATCTAAAACAAATTCACCAACAGCAATCATGGGATCGACAATTCCAATTATATTATATCTTCCTTGCTCACGGATGACATCGATAACAGATTTACAATGTCCACCACCACCAATTAGAATTAATTCTTCCATTTAACTCCGCTGGGAATATTTACAAGACGATCTGCTAAATACTTAGAATGAGATAATGAGTCCGAAATACAGTGTTCAAACATTGGCGAAGTGTTTAATAAGTTCCAAGCAGGTCTTGTCATTACTTTCATATCATTAGTTTGCTTCAAAAACTCATCACGTTCTGTTTTATCTTTTAAACAAATAGTATTAAGCCAATAATTTGATTTTGTTTCCGAAATCTCTTCTTGAAACTTTATATGTGAATTCTTAAAAAAACCAATGTATTTGTTCGACAATTCTCTTTTTTCAGAAAGAAAGGAATCCAATTGCTCTAGTTGTGCACATGCTAACGCTGCATTGAGATTGGGCATTCGGTAATTAAAACCCAATTCATCATGCGAATACTCCCACGGATGTGGCACCTTCGCAGTAGTCGTTATATGTTTAATCCTTTTTCCTAATTCGATATCGTCCGTCACAACGGCACCGCCACCGCCACAAGTAACCGTTTTATTTCCGTTGAAACTAAAAACACCTAACTTTCCAAAGGTTCCGGTATGCCTTTTTTTAACATAGCTACCTAGAGACTCAGCAGAATCTTCGATTACGGGTAATTGGAACTGGTTTGCAATAGCAACGATTTCCTCGATCCTAGACGGATTTCCAAAAGTATGCATAGGAACAATTGCCTTAATTTTTTTCCCAGAAACTTTATTGTATACAATTCCGTCTCGGACTTCGCAGGAAGATTCCAAAAAATTGAGTAATGCTGACGGTGAAAGACCCATTGAGTCTAAGTCAACGTCTACAAATACCGGATCTGCTCCAGTGTAACGAATGGCATTGGCCGTCGCCACAAAACTAAGGGCCTGGGTGATTACCTCATCTCCAAATGTAACACCAATGGAGTGAAGGGCAATGTGCAGAGCAGCAGTTCCATTAACGGTGGCAACTGCATATTTAGCGCCAGTTAAATCCACCATTACCTTTTCAAACTGATCAACAAAAGCTCCGACCGAGGACACAAAAGTAGATTGGATGGTCTCGGTAACGTATTTTAATTCGTTACCTTTAAAGACAGGTGCATGGAGCGGAATAAACTCGCTCGGCGAATCATAATGTTTTCTTACCAGCTCAATAAAATCGTTAATCATTTGTAAGTTAAATTATAATTTCCGTGAAAATCATTATCTTTCTCTAAATTGTTAAAGAGATTCAATTTAAATGCCTCGATTAATTCAACAACACCATCTTCCACAGAATACTTAGGCTCAAAACCTAATACTGATTTTACTTTCGAAAAGTTAACTTTATAATTTCTTGGATCGGTTCCGTGTTCTTTAAAATTAATTTTGGAATTAGGCAAGTATTTCAAAATTGTATCAAGAATTCCTTGTTTGGTAAAATTATTAATCTCTCCGCCGGCATTAAAAACCTGTTTATTGACTACGTTTTTTGGCGCATTAAATACTATTTCAATCAATCTAGCGAAATCTTTTACGTGACAATAAGGTCGCCAAGTGTGTGCGTCATAGACCAACAATTCTTTTCCCAAAACTAGATCTTTCGTAAATTCGCTTACGGTTAAATCAAATCTCATTCTTGGCGACAAACCAAAGGCAGTAGCAAACCTCAATACAACAGGTGAAAAATCAAATTGATTGTCGTTAGAGAGTAAACTTTTTTCGGCTGCCACTTTTGCTTTTGCATAAAGAGACAATGGTGAAAGTTCAAAATTCTCATCAGCTAACTCATCATTTTTAATGAGCCCATAATTGGAACACGTAGAAACAAAAACAACTTTATCCAAACCTTTTCCATTTAACGACTTAAACAAATTCAACATTCCTTCATCGTTAATAAGCCTTGATTCATCTGGATATTTTTTTGTAATGGGATCTCCAACAAGACCCGCGAGTATCACAACATCTGTAATACCATTTAGAGCTGAGTTTAGTTGATCTTGCTTACAAAAATCGCCATATATAAACTTATAGTTTTCATTCAGAATATAAGGCATTACTGTTCTTTGATTGTCATATAGAAAATAATCTAAACAGGTAACTTTATAATTATTCCTTAGTAGAAAGTCGGTAATCACCGATCCTACGTAACCTGCCCCACCGATCAAAAGTACATTCTTCATTTATCTTCCTTCTTTTTTAATATTGATTCTGCGATTTCCAAATCTTCAATTTCATCGATATCGATAGAATATTTTAATTTGGACTCAAATAAAAACGTTTCACCTTCTCTTACAAAAGCCCGTTTTTCCTTTAAAAAACTCAAACTAGCGATGTAAAAGGAGCCATCCAAAAAGTAATACTTACCAGTATAACTTTGCCTACCACTTACTTCCTGCTTAGGCTTCGCCAAAAATGACCATCCTGATGTATCAGATTCAATACATTCAAATGGATGTTCTCTCATCACAGTAACACTTACGAGACTAGAAAGTTTTTCTTTTTCAAAAAAAAGAATCGCCTCTTTTAATTCTTCCAATTTTCGTATCGGTGAAGTTGGCTGGAGTAGTAATACAGCATCTATAGCTGTTTTATTCTCCCTTTCATACCAATCGACACCATGTAAAACTGCGTCTAAAGTTGATGATGTGTCCGTTGCCAAAATCTCTGGTCTCAGATATTCATCTGTTAATCCCAAAGAGTTAGCATATTCTTTAATTTTTTTGTCATCAGTGGATAGAAAAGGCAAAACAAGATCACCCAACTGTTTGGCGATATCAATCGTATAGTACAATAAAGGCTTTCCTGCAACAGGATGCAGGTTTTTACCGATAATTCCTTTTGATCCACCCCTTGCAGGAATAAAGGCTAAGATTTTCATATTTTAATACTCATACGATCAAAAATAATTTCCCGGTTTTCTTTTTGACCTGATAGTTCGAGAAATACTTACTTCAAGGAATCTATTTTCAACTATTATGCCTAACAGAGTTTGTATCCTTGATTACCTAAAAAACATGAGTGTTTTGTATACGATTACGTGAATGATTCCGTAGAGAGAATATCCTTAATCACCGAATGCACTCGCGACTTTACATTTCCATCAGCGTAGTTTCCGTAAAGTTGGTTCGAAATCGTTTTGATTTCAGAGAGGATTGTTCGTTCTTTTTTTAGTATTCTTTTAGAACGAGTCAAAAGCTCTTCATAATTTTTGCAAAGAATTTCACTACCATGATAACCGTAAGTATCTGCGATAATGGTTTTTGAATTATGTGTAAAATCGTAAAACAATACGGGTTTACCGAATGACAAAACTTCATCACCGAGCGACGTATGTTTTGCAATCACTAGATCAACGTTTTTTGCAAGTGAATAACTAAAAAACGGAATCGAATACTCCGAAGATATCTCAATATTCTTTATAGAATTAATCTTCGATACTACTTCGGAAAAAAAATGAAGTTTTAGCCAATCCAAGTTTTTATATCTTAAAATCAAAATAGAATCATTCAGTTCTTTACTTAACCGAAGGATGTCTTCAAGAAAAGCCAAATGAGCTTTCCAATTCAAAAGCGGATCAACCTGTTCATCTTCCCAAGAATCGTGTGTATGATATCCAAGAAAAAGAATACTAAACTTATAACCATTTTTCCTCATCCTCTCTTGAAGTTTTAGCTCATTTTTATAATTGGAATAGAGTGCATCTGTCCGGTATTGGCCGACAGGAATTATATGGTTAACTAGATAATTCTTTGACTTTTTTAAAAGATTTACAACTTCAGCTGACGCAACTAAATAATAATCCAGTATCACTGCGATTGATTTATAATTTGCATAAACAAATCTTTCCTGAACGGCTAAAGTTTTTACTCCCTTCGATTCAAATGCAAATAACAAGGCCTTCGGGCAGAGTATTTCATAATCAATTAAAGCAAGTTTCAGATTCGGAAACGACTTTAAGTCCAATAAATAAGCGTCAAATTTTAATTTTAAAATAACAATCAACAAAAAACAAACCAAACGGCTTGGGCTCAGCAATAACCGCCAATTACTAAGTGTTAATTGAATGAAAACAAGTAGAATCCGAGTTACTTTTAACGACTTAGCCGATCTAAATTGCCACCAAGGAATGTGTGGCCCAGGAGATGGAATTCCAGAATAATCATAATGAACAACATTCTCAATTTTAAAAATCGGATCTTTCTCACTGTGATACAATTTTTTTTCAAATAAACTGCCGTAAGATAATCCGGCATGGGTCACGTAACCCAACTTGAAACCAGCCCAATCGAATTTCGGTGATAAATCGGCTGTTACCCTGGGTAGACTTTCTAATTTTTTAGCCTTAAGAGAAAAAATTTGTTTAAAACGATTGATGACGTTAAACACTCCACGAACCAATACGCCAAAAAATGAAATAGGAAGAATGATTCGCACGCAGTTCTTTGGCACCAATGGAACCGCAATATCATCCATTCTAAAACTTAGATAAATGATTTTTTTATTATTATTGTTCTCTGACCAAAAAGTTAACTTACTCGCTATGAGTGATTGTTTCAGAGAAAAATTATCTAAAAGATACAAACGAATTTTTTGATTCAGATCACGAACATTTGGAAACAATGATCTCAAGGAATCGAAATTTACACCTTTTAGATGTTTATGGACCCACTGCCATGTATACTCTTTTGGGTCGCTATCAGCATCTGCGAAAGAAGATATAGAAGGTAAGTCTGCTATGGGAAGTGGTTTGATGTTTTTTCTTTGAAGAACCACCACCCTGTCGTTTGTTTTAGCACCGATTAATTTAAGATAATAGACTTCTCTGAAAATAAAACTTGTAAGTATAGCAAACTTGTCACTTATCTCTGATAATTCACCAAAAATAAGCACGACCGGAATTCGAAACATTCTATTTATAATATCCCTTACCTATTAGAATGTATTTTTGATCCTGATATTCGGGTCGTTTATTCTTTGTCAAAACAAACTCACACTTCGATTCGTGATTCTTTAACCTAACCTGATCAACACCTTCGTTGTCTTTATCGCTAAAAAAAACATTTTCTCGGGGTGCCCAATCCCAATTCTGGTTTCTATACCAAATTTTTTTGTTTCGATGTTGATCTAATATAAAATGGAATCCATTTTCTGTCATTCCGATCCAATCTAAAAAGAGTTTTAGATTTTTGGGTTTCTCTTCACTAAACTTTTTTACTAGTTCAATTCCTTCTTCCCGAGTCATCCTCTTTAAACGAATTTCCCGACAAACATGATCCGTGACCTTTCCGTATCCATGTTTTATAAATTTAATATAATCATGAACGTCTGAATAATTAAAACAATCAACATCGTTATAAGTATCGAATGTTCTAGTTTGAAGAGAGGTTTCATAATCGAAATCACGAATCATTGATTCATGTTGAGCTTTACTATCCCATCGAATATAGTTATTTAAATATATTCCTCTTACTCCTACTCGTTCCAATTCTTTATCATCTGGGTAACGATATTGCACAACGTCATCTTCGCTAATATCATCGAATTCATCGATTAAGTCTTCTGCTTCAATACCCATCAAATCATGTTCTTTTCTATATTTACGAGTCATCTCTACCTCGTTTAGATGAGAGAACATACCCACTTGATCAATTCCCTGGTGTGCACCCCAAATGATTAGAGGGATTTTGAATTTCACGGCAACTTGTACAGGATATACTGTTTGGCCAGCAAGACAATGCCAATAAAGGCTACCTAGTTTCCTTAATGTAGCCCGCGTAACTTTTTTTACCGTTTCAGGATTTACGGTCAAAGTCATGATATCGCAATTAAATCGAATCCGTAAATTTGCTAAATTTCTAATCCCGAGATCGGTATTGTATTGTTTATTATATGTAACCAGTAGAGGGTTCATACCTAAAACATTTTTTACAGTATGAACAATGTAATACGAGTCCCTTGCCCCACTGACTGGAATGATGCAGTCATAATTATTCCCTGAAGTATTTCTATAAGATTCCAATATCTTCTTTAGTTTATCTAATCGGAACTGCCAATCCAGAATGTCTTTTTCTTCATGAACTCGACAACCACTACAGACACCTTCCCCATCAAATGTGATGTTCAATGGATGTAGTTCCGAGTATAAACAGCGTTTACAATATTTCATATAACTTCTTTCTCTATTCTCAAATAGAGCATCTCTTCTAAGATTTTGTCTTCTTTCTTTAAAAGTCTTAGGTCCTGATCAAAATTCGACTCTTTGTAATCCGCATGTGTCTCAACACGGATATCAGTAACTTTAGAGACAATAGATTTAGTGATGTTTACGCTATGTTCGGTAAAATGGAAAAAATTGGCTGCGGCAGCCGCAGAGACCTTTGATTCCGAAAAGATTTGAACAAAGTCATTTGCATTTTTTGCTCCCCCACAACAAATTACAGGGATAGCAACATTTTCACAAATTGATTGAATCAATTTTGTATCAAATCCTGAATACTTTCCATCTCGATCGACAGAATTGATAAAAATTTCACCTGCTCCCTCTTCGCTGAGAGTTTTAGCAAACTCACTTGGTAAAAGTTTAGTAGTTTTTCTTTCAACGTAATCGTAAACCCGGTAACCATCATCCGTAAGAATTGCATCAACCGAAACAACAACAGATTGGTTTCCAAATATATGCGCCGTTTTCGAAATTAACGTTAGATCTTTTAGGCAGGCTTGGTTCAACGAAACCTTATCTGCTCCAACATGCATTAACTGAGTCACTTCATCAATATTTGTAATACCACCGCCAACAGTTAACGGCACATAACATTTTTTAGATGCTTTCCGAATCATCTCATAATTTGGTGGGAGTTGATTCTTGGTTGCTGAAATATCCAAAATTATGATTTCGTCAATACCCCAGGAAGTTAAATACTCCAAAGCAATCTCCGGCTTACCGATCGGTAGGTATTTTTCGAAACCTATACTTTGGACGACTAGTCCGTCTTTTAAAATGACTACGGCTACGATTCTTTTCTTTAACATAGTTTATATTGAACTAAAAAAACTTCTAAACAGTTTTAATCCGCTAATATGGCTTTTTTCGGGATGGAACTGAACACCAAAAATATTTTCCTTTTGCACCGATGCTGTGACTCTAATTCCGTAATCACACCAGGAAGATATAAACTTTGATTCACATTCAAAATGATAACTATGATCAAAATAAAAATTTACATGGTTCGAATTTCTTTTAAAAATGGGTTCCGAATGATCGACTGTAACATCATTCCAGCCAACATGAGGAACTGGTAAATGATTTTGTGTTACTATTTTTTTAACAGTTCCAGGTATCCAATTCAAACCTTCATGATTGCCATTTTCTTCAGAAACCGAAGCCAATAGTTGCATCCCTAAACAAATCCCAAGTATCGGTTTCTTTTTCACCAATACTTCTTCGCCAAGAATACGATCTAAATTTCTATCTCGTAAATTTTTAGCAGCGTTATCAAAAGCTCCTACACCTGGAAGGATATATGCTTGTGAGGATTTAATTTCAGACT
Coding sequences within it:
- a CDS encoding nucleotidyltransferase family protein, whose amino-acid sequence is MIKNLNTLQIASNQSIRAAMKQLDETAEKILFVVDEDEKLVGSLSDGDIRRWILQTGKIDGSLVEIGNIHCYSVELKYNPEEVKKEMVARKINIVPVLSADKKIQEFLIWDQFFEGKFKKKVKNQITNPVVIMAGGKGTRLDPFTKILPKPLIPIGEKTILEIIIDRFLDYEVKDFYFTVNHKAGFIKSYFDELKKLYNVHYVDEQEFTGTAGSLKLIEGKFTDPIILTNCDIIIEADYSDILNHHIELKNQITMVTSMKNYKIPYGVCEIDSNANLVGMKEKPEFNFLINTGMYIVNPDMIQLIPKNTMFHMTDLIAEGQKRGLKVGVYPISENSWIDVGEWEEYRKALKKLT
- a CDS encoding PIG-L deacetylase family protein encodes the protein MSKKVLVFTPHPDDETLGAGGFLLKKKQEGYQIIWLILTNMKKEFGWTPEQVDKRNQEIDEVSKLYPFDKVYNLELEPTGLDKYSLSELLTPINKIIKTEEPEIILLPSDNDPHSDHKIAYQVGISVSKKFRNPFIKQILEMEILSETNFGVFDSIQPNLFVDISDFFEKKVEILSKFNGEIGEHPFPRSLESIRALAILRGSQSNCKYAEAFRVIKSYE
- a CDS encoding methionyl-tRNA formyltransferase; its protein translation is MRILFIGCVVYSKVILEHLLNENYEIVGVLTKDDTGFNADYFDISSIALKNNIPFLKTKNVNEEHILSWVKSLNADVTYCFGWNSLIGSDFISLIPRGVIGYHPASLPQNRGRHPIIWALVLGLKETASTFFMIGEGADDGDIVSQNKIPILEEDSSATLYDKLIESSKSQVIMFTNQLIDNSLVPIKQDHSASNVWRKRSKVDGKIDFRMSSRSIYNLVRALTKPYPGATVVSDGNEFVVWKVSIAETSLVNLEPGKVLAANENKYLVKCGLSTDAVLIEEHDFSNNISVGSYFI
- the neuC gene encoding UDP-N-acetylglucosamine 2-epimerase, coding for MTKICVITGTRAEYGLLKGLMKLLQSSSSFNLQVIATGMHLSPEFGLTYKEIEKDGFNIDRKIEILLSSDSPTSISKSMGLAMISISEALEQLKPDLLILLGDRFEIFACASCAMIARIPIAHLHGGERTEGLIDEAIRHSVTKMSLLHFVATEEYRKRVVQLGEDEERVFNCGGLGVDLIKNINLMKKDELEKSLNFQFKNKNLLVTFHPVTLENNTSEFQFKEICKVLSNYVSKGNGVIFTKANSDTDGRIINKIIDEFVSNNGNCVAFESLGALRYLSVLQYIDGVLGNSSSGLLEVPSFQKGTINVGERQKGRVMAESVIQCESDEISISKAVETLYSVEFQNKLKQVTSPYGNGGASAEIFKILQGIDFQKISVKKPFRDLLLFI
- the neuB gene encoding N-acetylneuraminate synthase, coding for MNTKTTIIAEAGVNHNGVIEKAFQLIDVASEAGADYVKFQTFNSEKLSSKIAKKAAYQKVTTDSEESQLDMLKKLELSKEAHYKLIDYAKQKKIKFLSTAFDLESLDFLKTLDLDLFKIPSGEITNYPYLKMISTFKKEIILSTGMANLSDIEQALDVLTSNGLVRSDITVLHCNTEYPTPFEDVNLRAMLSIRDAFGTKIGYSDHTSGIEISIAAVALGATVIEKHFTLDKNLPGPDHKASLDPGELTRLIESIRNVELSLGDGIKRPSKSEVKNIPIVRKSIIALRDIRAGEIFSEENCTVKRPAEGISPMRWNDVMGRTANKAFKMDDIIEI
- a CDS encoding NeuD/PglB/VioB family sugar acetyltransferase is translated as MEELILIGGGGHCKSVIDVIREQGRYNIIGIVDPMIAVGEFVLDVKVLGNDSLLPDLASRFKNFHITVGQIGSSPIRNKIANQMISLGAKFPNIISPKAHISRYANLGVGSVIMHNVTINADATIGDFTILNNHSLIEHDVKIGNFCHISTGAIVNGNVTIENDVFIGSGSVVVQGAKIPSHYFLKANQIYK
- a CDS encoding LegC family aminotransferase gives rise to the protein MINDFIELVRKHYDSPSEFIPLHAPVFKGNELKYVTETIQSTFVSSVGAFVDQFEKVMVDLTGAKYAVATVNGTAALHIALHSIGVTFGDEVITQALSFVATANAIRYTGADPVFVDVDLDSMGLSPSALLNFLESSCEVRDGIVYNKVSGKKIKAIVPMHTFGNPSRIEEIVAIANQFQLPVIEDSAESLGSYVKKRHTGTFGKLGVFSFNGNKTVTCGGGGAVVTDDIELGKRIKHITTTAKVPHPWEYSHDELGFNYRMPNLNAALACAQLEQLDSFLSEKRELSNKYIGFFKNSHIKFQEEISETKSNYWLNTICLKDKTERDEFLKQTNDMKVMTRPAWNLLNTSPMFEHCISDSLSHSKYLADRLVNIPSGVKWKN
- a CDS encoding NAD-dependent epimerase/dehydratase family protein; translation: MKNVLLIGGAGYVGSVITDFLLRNNYKVTCLDYFLYDNQRTVMPYILNENYKFIYGDFCKQDQLNSALNGITDVVILAGLVGDPITKKYPDESRLINDEGMLNLFKSLNGKGLDKVVFVSTCSNYGLIKNDELADENFELSPLSLYAKAKVAAEKSLLSNDNQFDFSPVVLRFATAFGLSPRMRFDLTVSEFTKDLVLGKELLVYDAHTWRPYCHVKDFARLIEIVFNAPKNVVNKQVFNAGGEINNFTKQGILDTILKYLPNSKINFKEHGTDPRNYKVNFSKVKSVLGFEPKYSVEDGVVELIEAFKLNLFNNLEKDNDFHGNYNLTYK
- a CDS encoding cytidylyltransferase domain-containing protein — protein: MKILAFIPARGGSKGIIGKNLHPVAGKPLLYYTIDIAKQLGDLVLPFLSTDDKKIKEYANSLGLTDEYLRPEILATDTSSTLDAVLHGVDWYERENKTAIDAVLLLQPTSPIRKLEELKEAILFFEKEKLSSLVSVTVMREHPFECIESDTSGWSFLAKPKQEVSGRQSYTGKYYFLDGSFYIASLSFLKEKRAFVREGETFLFESKLKYSIDIDEIEDLEIAESILKKKEDK